In Pirellulales bacterium, the genomic stretch TGGTGACCGGCGAGTTTGGCCGGACGCCGAAGATATCGATGTTGCCCGGTGCGTCGTTGCCGGGCCGCGATCACTGGGCGCCGGTCTATTCGGCCGTTTTCGCCGGCGGCGGCGTGCGCGGCGGGCAGGTCATCGGCCGTTCCGACAAGCAGGCGGCGTTGCCGGTGACGCGGTCGTATCGGCCGGAGGATTTGGGCGCGACGATCTACCATGCGCTGGGCGTCGACGGCGCGGCCGAAGTCCGCGACACGCTTGGCCGGCCATTGCGGCTGAATGGCGGCGAGCCGATCGCGGCGCTATTCAGCGGCGCGGCGGTTTAGCCTGACAATGCGAAGCCGCGGCGGTAGAATCAGGGCAGTGAGGATTTAGTCCATGTATCGACCCATTGAAGTACGACCGCTGTCAGGCTATCGACTTTACCTGCGTTATGACAATGGCGTCGAGGGCGAAGTCGATCTTTCCGATTTTGCCGGCCGCGGGGTTTTTGCTGTGTGGAACGATCGAGCGGCGTTTGAGAAGGTGTCGATCGGCCCCGGCGGAGAGATTCGGTGGAGCGACAAAGTCGATCTTTGCCCGGATGCGTTGTACATGAGAGTGACCGGTGCATCGCCGGAAGACCTTTTTCCCCAGCTTGTGCAGGAAAGGCGCGAATCCGAGTTGAATGCCTGACATCAGCCGCTTTTACGGCATCGTCATCAAGATCTACTACGGCGATCATCCGCCACCGCATTTCCACGCCGAGTACGGAGGCAAGCAATAGGTTGTCAGCATTGACACGTTGTCGACCATCGCGGGAAAGCTGC encodes the following:
- a CDS encoding DUF1501 domain-containing protein; amino-acid sequence: MTHADNFGRLKDKLLPPLDRGLAALLDDLAASGLLDETLIVVTGEFGRTPKISMLPGASLPGRDHWAPVYSAVFAGGGVRGGQVIGRSDKQAALPVTRSYRPEDLGATIYHALGVDGAAEVRDTLGRPLRLNGGEPIAALFSGAAV
- a CDS encoding DUF2442 domain-containing protein, giving the protein MYRPIEVRPLSGYRLYLRYDNGVEGEVDLSDFAGRGVFAVWNDRAAFEKVSIGPGGEIRWSDKVDLCPDALYMRVTGASPEDLFPQLVQERRESELNA